A part of Verrucomicrobiota bacterium genomic DNA contains:
- a CDS encoding response regulator transcription factor, with amino-acid sequence MNILIVDDEPPARRGIKEALAEIGLKQVREASSVDQALKLIIAERPDVLLLDIEMRGGTQGFDLLEKLPAQGIPVVFITAHQEHAVRAFRVRATDYLLKPVDPKQLMETLSRIAGGSLSEEPRLGAEEKVLFRDNSKNHYIRIGDIQILESVGAYTKLILANERITINGTLGSVLRRFDETIFFRANRATAVNLREVSKVSESAEGYVVLTVGNHPPVECSRRQSVEFRRMREI; translated from the coding sequence ATGAATATCCTCATCGTTGACGACGAACCACCCGCAAGACGCGGCATCAAGGAAGCGCTTGCCGAGATCGGCCTCAAGCAGGTCAGGGAAGCCTCCTCTGTGGATCAGGCGCTGAAGCTCATCATTGCGGAGCGCCCCGATGTCCTCCTGCTCGACATCGAGATGCGCGGGGGAACACAGGGATTCGACCTCCTGGAGAAACTTCCTGCTCAGGGCATTCCCGTCGTCTTCATCACCGCCCATCAGGAGCATGCCGTGCGTGCATTCCGAGTGCGGGCCACCGACTATCTGCTCAAGCCAGTTGATCCCAAGCAACTGATGGAGACACTAAGCCGTATTGCAGGGGGATCTCTCAGCGAGGAACCGCGCCTCGGCGCAGAGGAGAAAGTCCTCTTCCGGGACAACTCCAAGAACCACTACATCCGAATCGGTGACATCCAAATCCTTGAGTCTGTGGGGGCTTACACGAAGCTCATCCTGGCCAATGAACGAATCACAATCAACGGCACCTTGGGCAGCGTCCTGAGGCGCTTCGATGAGACAATCTTCTTCCGGGCCAACCGGGCAACGGCGGTGAACCTACGGGAAGTCTCCAAGGTCTCCGAGAGCGCTGAGGGATATGTCGTCCTCACCGTCGGGAATCACCCTCCCGTGGAGTGCTCGCGACGCCAAAGCGTTGAGTTCAGAAGGATGCGGGAGATTTGA
- a CDS encoding histidine kinase — translation MNNLATPSMSSRRRPLRKSPIRMNRPPQVSTPSNRVKFSLPASLPSLSLANLLVAGAIALVGALTFLLQKGDGHSLTLIWPAGGIALAAVILRGPWVAPGIALPLWISCLMGGEGPLFSIMAPLGTTAAILGGVFLLHRAGWSRRLASSRDVLLLLGLGGLLPMMATGFWTALLLISAKAMPSGVFLSVGWLYGCANTAGTIILAPTLLMVAEGRFRWRSSSGVYQAILPVSCCLIAAWIAFGTPSGSAGKTIAVLAYLPFPFLVWTALTRGLPAAAAAILGIITIAVAYTSRGMGPFASVSMLSGLWQYEVYIAILTTTGLLLGVGSEAHKRETTLREEALVREADLERIKAQIHPHFLFNSLNAIHSLIGSDPSSARGGILSLSRLLRTSLDTAKESRIPLSKEMEIIRSYLELQKMRFEEGLETEIHVDGSAEEFPVAPMTIQPLVENAVKHGVLEGTGSVSVTATASGDWLAVTITNLAQPGTDPSSWKEGVGLSSVRTRIRETWGDRAELNFAATPCGKVTTSLRVPRS, via the coding sequence ATGAATAATCTGGCGACTCCCTCGATGTCCTCTCGACGCAGGCCTCTCCGCAAATCACCCATCCGGATGAACCGTCCTCCCCAAGTCAGCACGCCCTCCAATCGTGTGAAATTCAGCCTGCCTGCAAGTCTGCCTTCCTTGAGTCTAGCGAATCTCTTGGTTGCCGGAGCGATCGCCCTAGTGGGCGCCCTGACCTTTCTTCTGCAAAAGGGAGATGGCCACTCGCTCACGCTGATCTGGCCGGCCGGCGGTATCGCTCTGGCTGCGGTGATCCTAAGAGGCCCATGGGTTGCTCCTGGTATCGCTCTCCCTCTCTGGATCAGTTGCCTCATGGGAGGTGAAGGCCCTCTCTTTTCCATCATGGCACCTCTGGGCACCACAGCGGCAATCCTTGGGGGTGTCTTCCTACTCCACCGGGCCGGATGGAGTCGCAGACTCGCGAGCTCGCGAGACGTGCTTCTTCTGCTCGGTTTGGGCGGACTGCTCCCCATGATGGCAACAGGCTTCTGGACAGCACTGCTCCTGATCTCAGCGAAGGCCATGCCTTCAGGCGTATTCCTTTCCGTTGGATGGCTCTACGGTTGTGCCAATACGGCCGGCACGATCATCCTGGCACCGACTTTGCTCATGGTTGCTGAAGGCCGCTTCCGCTGGAGGAGTAGCTCGGGAGTCTACCAAGCCATCCTTCCTGTCTCCTGCTGCCTGATTGCCGCATGGATCGCCTTCGGGACTCCGTCGGGCTCTGCCGGCAAGACGATCGCCGTTCTAGCCTACCTCCCCTTCCCATTCCTAGTCTGGACAGCACTGACACGGGGACTGCCAGCTGCTGCCGCGGCTATCCTGGGCATCATCACCATAGCGGTCGCTTACACAAGTAGGGGCATGGGTCCCTTTGCCTCCGTTTCCATGCTTTCGGGTCTCTGGCAGTATGAGGTCTATATAGCCATCCTGACCACTACGGGGCTGCTTCTCGGGGTAGGATCCGAGGCCCACAAGAGGGAGACCACCCTGCGGGAGGAAGCCCTCGTGCGGGAGGCCGATTTAGAACGGATCAAGGCCCAAATCCACCCGCACTTCCTCTTTAATAGTCTCAATGCCATTCATTCTCTCATTGGGAGCGATCCGAGTAGTGCCCGAGGTGGTATCCTCTCGCTCTCCCGCCTGCTACGCACCTCGCTTGATACAGCCAAGGAAAGCCGCATCCCTCTGAGCAAAGAGATGGAGATCATCCGAAGCTATCTGGAGCTTCAGAAAATGAGATTCGAGGAGGGACTCGAGACAGAGATCCACGTGGATGGATCAGCCGAGGAATTCCCCGTGGCACCCATGACCATCCAGCCTCTGGTCGAGAATGCCGTAAAACACGGAGTCCTCGAGGGGACGGGTAGTGTATCCGTTACCGCAACAGCCTCGGGAGATTGGCTTGCCGTCACGATCACCAACCTAGCCCAGCCGGGCACCGATCCCTCCTCGTGGAAGGAAGGCGTAGGACTCTCCAGTGTTCGTACTCGGATCAGGGAGACGTGGGGTGATCGAGCCGAACTGAACTTCGCAGCCACCCCATGTGGCAAAGTCACGACCTCATTGCGAGTACCAAGAAGCTAA
- a CDS encoding type II toxin-antitoxin system HicA family toxin: MKLPRDLAGNDLAKHLCKHWGYAIVHQVGSHVILQTEDPSHQRMPIPAHGFLRIGTLNSILRLVATHKGVSKEEILSEL; the protein is encoded by the coding sequence ATGAAGCTGCCGAGAGATCTTGCTGGGAATGACCTGGCAAAACACCTGTGCAAGCACTGGGGTTACGCCATCGTGCACCAAGTCGGCAGCCATGTGATCCTGCAGACGGAAGATCCGAGTCATCAGCGAATGCCGATCCCAGCCCACGGATTTCTGCGCATCGGAACGCTGAACTCCATCCTGAGGCTGGTCGCCACCCACAAGGGCGTCTCTAAGGAAGAGATCCTTTCCGAACTTTAG
- a CDS encoding 2-phospho-L-lactate guanylyltransferase, translating to MKELIFEVTQEADGGYVAECLTEPIVTQGDDWAAMRAAVDEAVRGYFFDALGSAPSRIRLHLVRDESFAFA from the coding sequence ATGAAGGAGCTGATCTTTGAGGTGACGCAGGAAGCGGATGGCGGCTATGTCGCCGAATGCCTGACGGAACCAATCGTGACTCAGGGTGACGACTGGGCCGCGATGCGTGCTGCAGTCGATGAGGCCGTGCGAGGATACTTCTTCGATGCTCTCGGTTCGGCTCCAAGCCGCATCAGGCTGCATCTGGTCCGCGACGAGAGCTTTGCCTTCGCCTAG
- a CDS encoding DUF4384 domain-containing protein, with amino-acid sequence MIPMPRISRSPRFPIFQLLTPIFLGAIALQAGVLDDDSGPAKPSAPASSSSAVLPTVQQPNSPTASAPPASQPVSEKAVPSTVSPHNLSPNSHTPAKHAPTTDLSSVPDASSVSAPNSLQSKPLQPARSSGSSGDPYLSLAEALANAAGGNGKVNVGVGNFLYEDTDLLSPYSAMLKDELSMGLSKEGKFTVITRERMADLQNEGKFQGKDIVEPGTEAKKVQIEGVQGIIRGRFYYQAPNLTIYAEIAYLDGGEVHKVKVVIPSSEVAARIWPADTGKQSRPEVAIAPQAVKESTASIQDIESKVRKVEKNFPLEIATVDGKRGYAEGETVSFRCRSGHDAYIAVIDHQIDGSEILLFPNAFSSENYIPAGKAIDVPGTVKHGFEIQISPPFGSDVVQVIACTKKEDLAKITSSFPSSTQANPYAVRTRGMKVVAVDEAQKNTSMESQPPQWSEDHIVVSTYPKVN; translated from the coding sequence ATGATCCCCATGCCCCGCATCTCCAGATCCCCCCGGTTCCCCATCTTCCAACTGCTAACTCCAATCTTCTTGGGCGCCATCGCTCTCCAAGCAGGAGTGCTGGACGACGACTCCGGCCCTGCCAAGCCATCAGCCCCCGCATCATCCTCATCTGCTGTATTACCAACAGTCCAACAGCCTAACAGCCCAACAGCCTCGGCCCCTCCTGCCTCCCAGCCTGTTTCTGAAAAGGCCGTCCCTTCGACTGTCTCCCCCCATAACCTATCACCTAATTCCCATACTCCTGCGAAGCACGCCCCCACCACCGACCTCAGCAGCGTCCCCGACGCCTCCTCAGTTTCAGCCCCTAACAGCCTTCAGTCTAAACCGCTTCAGCCGGCTCGATCCTCCGGATCGAGCGGCGACCCCTACCTCTCCCTAGCCGAGGCCCTTGCCAATGCCGCAGGTGGGAATGGGAAGGTGAATGTCGGCGTCGGGAACTTCCTCTACGAGGACACCGATCTCCTCTCTCCCTACTCGGCCATGTTGAAGGACGAGCTCTCCATGGGCCTCTCCAAGGAGGGGAAATTCACCGTCATTACCCGCGAGCGCATGGCAGACCTCCAGAACGAGGGCAAGTTCCAGGGCAAGGACATCGTCGAACCCGGCACCGAGGCTAAGAAGGTCCAGATCGAGGGAGTCCAGGGCATCATCCGTGGCCGCTTCTACTATCAGGCTCCTAACCTTACCATCTACGCCGAGATCGCCTACCTCGACGGGGGAGAGGTTCATAAGGTTAAGGTCGTCATCCCCTCCTCAGAGGTAGCCGCCCGCATCTGGCCCGCCGATACCGGCAAGCAATCCCGCCCCGAAGTAGCCATCGCCCCACAGGCCGTCAAGGAGAGCACCGCCTCCATTCAGGACATCGAGAGCAAGGTTCGCAAGGTCGAGAAGAACTTCCCCCTCGAGATCGCCACCGTTGATGGGAAGCGCGGCTACGCCGAGGGAGAGACCGTCTCCTTCCGCTGCCGCTCCGGACACGACGCCTACATCGCAGTCATCGACCACCAAATCGACGGCTCCGAGATATTGCTCTTCCCCAATGCCTTCAGCAGCGAGAATTACATCCCCGCAGGGAAGGCCATCGACGTCCCCGGAACCGTGAAGCACGGCTTTGAGATCCAGATCTCACCGCCTTTCGGCAGCGATGTCGTTCAGGTCATCGCCTGCACGAAGAAGGAAGATCTTGCGAAAATCACCAGTTCCTTCCCTAGCTCCACACAGGCGAATCCCTACGCTGTCCGCACCCGTGGTATGAAGGTCGTTGCCGTGGACGAGGCTCAGAAGAATACCTCCATGGAGAGCCAACCTCCACAGTGGTCAGAGGATCACATTGTGGTCAGCACCTATCCGAAGGTGAATTGA
- a CDS encoding caspase family protein, with amino-acid sequence MDTCHAGELDDDEKKELAASDGAATPSAIPASDTNSSPMAGKVAMRSIGTRGMQVKAVQGAKGKSDWYEKLQDMFVDLRRGSGATVISSSQGAEYAFESSEQSNGLFTYSLMEALDGKATPNKEGQITISSIGDYVKKRVQDLTKGKQNPNLRGVNLEEDFALSSTK; translated from the coding sequence ATGGACACCTGCCACGCCGGAGAACTGGATGACGATGAGAAGAAGGAACTCGCCGCATCCGACGGAGCGGCAACCCCCTCCGCAATCCCAGCTTCAGACACCAACTCATCTCCAATGGCAGGCAAAGTCGCCATGCGATCCATCGGCACCCGTGGAATGCAGGTGAAAGCCGTGCAAGGAGCCAAAGGGAAGAGCGACTGGTACGAGAAGCTCCAGGACATGTTCGTCGATCTTCGCAGGGGGAGCGGAGCCACCGTGATCAGCTCCTCTCAAGGAGCCGAGTACGCCTTCGAGAGCAGCGAGCAGTCCAACGGCCTCTTCACCTACTCCCTCATGGAAGCCCTTGATGGCAAAGCAACACCGAACAAGGAGGGCCAGATCACCATCAGCAGCATCGGCGACTACGTCAAAAAACGCGTCCAGGACCTCACCAAGGGCAAGCAAAACCCCAACCTCCGAGGAGTGAATTTAGAAGAGGACTTCGCCCTCAGCTCAACGAAATGA
- a CDS encoding SUMF1/EgtB/PvdO family nonheme iron enzyme: protein MKNPVLLLGCLFLILPIERVLSQQPDNAAVTRIESMIASGKNSEAESAASELEKKGATAGSIKEQADAAYCLGLIAFLSGNNDQKADQELRKAMAFYEKSSTADNVGGWKCLYVMVKLYFDHRKQDPNAWTAIAKTLSQVESLARKQLLGASQGANGPAIYSAMLSNPELMALDKVMHERLDQIKQQGNGGAELIDQQQEWEKGRDRDLELTGFGRNMNLPRSTYFSEGMQKISQARDETTTRLKTSLTNRINVLSKMIDESHLHSDATASNTIEGHDSEGFRWAYEFLSDQGRGKPSLLDSTTATVVFQSPEWIVEASEEAGNVGNMKTDLCFYDARTLNLIATARIPNKVISVGRVGNGSSFYAVTITPSKYRYDDAPLALCLIDPKAKQIDRVRLVKENYWLALNNPIHIEASGNTVNVLVNPNPSNSEGKEGGYSVSTISNPYFKNISISLQPGAADYYRRNPIKELFPRGYSKGEALIPSEKDFDQQARNESASLRALGIKPSGNLDQRDVGAKAGAALLSNNPLSGVHIVSADQNGTIQDINLDSLTAKSLKLSSSRIESPGIFSDGCIHGVNSGNLVLAKGTTNLTIPFTKAMVLFNESAAYAIPQVPEQVWWMRRVVSDPEHLSLTSITSAGKTNQVQVPGNHSRKDGEIAIYPEQNIFYSYRNEDGTNVFTKYSMKNGSQIDEPIRTETGKSGTVSCIREGICATGHRLVCVVTDFSTQGAGYSIFARCGASKPLVELVRGLSELADPLAMRPKGDGTIQLLYSCAGVTKVEEHAPDGKLKETLAEWPSPPQEGKPLLLSERNLVFIPKAGGYDAYRIFGEGKPEKAFEIYFRGSSDYVILLPNGFYAGSPGCERLITLQAGDGKVDASALAPWRNRPAEVIKALGGDPKNADILAKVTERWLKRAKFDPSQPEPKASEIPKVDVNQMPPLWAQGAGITFPIEVTAGASSLKEVTVRVNGIPQQAISGSALKIPVGGKGTVQGSVTLAQGQNWIEVTATDEKGRVSNQAHFRSILSEATEKPKRYIVAMGCSVYDRPELKLEFAAKDAGDVLKTFSEAGGRDCKTLLLTNNDVSPEALEKIKAFVGESKESDEVILFCAGHGLLDEHLDYVYAGHQIDPEHPGDTGIHLDALLDAIKAGKSLKRLVLMDTCQSGSVGEKEEMKLASASTELPHGVRAVKSRALKVVGVSPMTGGDQQRFIEEMFLLPGQHRGINIIGASGGAEYAMESDKWNNGVFTSALIEALRDQKADMDHRGRISVSDLKTYLGQRVSELTGGAQKPSVVAFEQDQDFDLLGDMPPIPESVKNSSGATTPTEATPPAAPSPVASESGSTTPPNLGPQFVNSLGQRFVPIPGTPTYFCIWSTRVSDYGQFVKETERAWKPAGFPQKPDHPAVRINYNDATAFCDWLTKSEHVTGKLPSNVEYRLPKDLEWSAAAGITDKEMDGPPAWRSGGIPNCYAWGSSWPPPKGSGNYDPKMKTDSFPNTSPVGSFAPNRFGLFDMNGNAYQWTLEDYDESGQGSQRGGSWADEEEESISLSNRFTTPKDSQGKCYGFRCVIAPITQNK, encoded by the coding sequence ATGAAGAATCCCGTCCTTCTCCTTGGATGTCTGTTTTTAATCCTTCCGATCGAGAGAGTTCTGTCGCAACAGCCGGATAATGCCGCGGTAACGCGGATAGAAAGCATGATAGCTAGCGGAAAGAATTCAGAGGCAGAGTCAGCCGCCTCTGAGTTAGAAAAGAAGGGTGCTACTGCGGGTTCCATCAAGGAGCAGGCAGATGCGGCCTACTGTCTTGGGTTGATCGCTTTCCTGTCAGGGAACAACGACCAAAAAGCCGATCAGGAGCTCAGAAAGGCAATGGCTTTTTATGAGAAATCTTCTACTGCAGATAATGTCGGTGGTTGGAAATGCCTCTATGTGATGGTGAAACTCTATTTCGACCACAGGAAACAGGACCCTAATGCGTGGACGGCGATCGCCAAAACTCTTTCCCAAGTTGAATCGCTTGCAAGAAAGCAGTTGTTGGGTGCCTCCCAAGGCGCCAATGGGCCGGCAATCTATTCTGCCATGCTGAGTAATCCAGAACTCATGGCCTTGGATAAGGTCATGCATGAACGCCTTGATCAGATCAAGCAGCAGGGTAATGGAGGGGCTGAGCTGATAGACCAGCAGCAGGAGTGGGAAAAGGGTCGGGATCGTGATCTTGAACTGACCGGATTTGGCAGAAATATGAATTTGCCTAGATCAACCTACTTTAGCGAAGGAATGCAAAAAATCAGTCAGGCGAGGGACGAGACAACCACGCGACTGAAGACTTCACTCACCAATCGCATCAATGTTCTGTCAAAAATGATTGATGAGTCTCATCTACATTCCGATGCCACGGCAAGCAACACGATTGAAGGCCATGATAGCGAGGGGTTCCGGTGGGCTTATGAGTTTCTGTCTGATCAAGGAAGGGGAAAGCCCTCGCTTCTCGACAGCACCACGGCGACCGTCGTCTTTCAGAGTCCAGAGTGGATCGTTGAAGCCTCCGAGGAGGCAGGGAATGTAGGAAATATGAAGACGGATTTGTGTTTCTATGATGCCAGAACATTGAACCTGATCGCCACGGCACGAATTCCTAACAAAGTCATCAGTGTGGGAAGAGTAGGAAATGGGAGTTCTTTTTATGCCGTTACCATTACTCCCAGCAAATATCGCTATGATGATGCACCACTTGCTCTGTGTCTGATTGATCCTAAAGCAAAACAGATAGATCGAGTCCGACTGGTTAAAGAAAACTACTGGTTGGCCCTCAATAACCCAATTCATATCGAGGCCTCTGGAAATACCGTCAATGTACTGGTTAATCCAAATCCATCGAATAGTGAAGGTAAGGAGGGAGGTTACTCTGTCAGTACCATCTCCAATCCATACTTCAAAAATATCTCGATCTCTCTCCAACCGGGGGCAGCCGATTACTATCGCAGGAACCCCATCAAGGAGCTTTTCCCAAGGGGGTACTCCAAGGGCGAGGCTTTGATTCCTTCGGAGAAAGATTTCGATCAACAAGCCAGAAATGAGTCAGCATCGCTTCGGGCATTGGGAATTAAGCCTTCTGGAAATCTGGATCAGCGCGACGTAGGCGCTAAGGCCGGTGCGGCGCTGCTTTCGAATAATCCTTTGTCGGGAGTGCATATCGTCAGCGCTGACCAGAATGGGACGATTCAGGACATCAACCTCGATTCACTGACGGCGAAAAGCCTCAAGCTTTCCTCCTCTCGAATCGAGTCACCGGGAATCTTCAGCGACGGGTGTATTCATGGGGTCAATTCAGGAAATCTCGTTCTTGCGAAAGGAACCACTAACCTGACCATCCCCTTTACCAAAGCCATGGTTCTATTCAATGAATCTGCCGCTTATGCGATTCCGCAGGTGCCAGAACAAGTATGGTGGATGAGGCGAGTCGTTTCTGATCCAGAACATTTATCGCTTACCAGCATTACTTCCGCAGGGAAGACAAATCAGGTGCAAGTTCCCGGCAATCATTCACGGAAAGACGGTGAGATTGCTATCTACCCTGAACAAAACATTTTCTACAGCTACAGAAATGAAGACGGAACAAATGTCTTCACAAAATACTCAATGAAAAATGGGTCTCAAATCGACGAGCCAATCAGGACGGAGACCGGGAAATCAGGAACAGTCTCTTGTATCCGCGAGGGAATCTGTGCAACTGGCCATCGTCTCGTTTGCGTCGTTACGGATTTCTCCACTCAAGGGGCGGGATATTCGATTTTCGCTCGATGTGGTGCTTCAAAACCGCTCGTGGAGCTAGTTCGTGGCCTTTCCGAGCTAGCTGATCCTCTTGCAATGCGTCCGAAGGGTGATGGGACGATCCAACTTCTCTACTCGTGTGCCGGAGTCACCAAGGTTGAAGAGCATGCCCCGGATGGAAAGCTGAAGGAGACGCTTGCCGAATGGCCTTCGCCTCCTCAGGAGGGAAAGCCTCTTCTGCTTAGCGAAAGGAACCTAGTCTTTATACCCAAGGCAGGAGGGTATGATGCCTATCGAATCTTTGGCGAAGGCAAACCGGAGAAGGCGTTCGAGATCTACTTCCGGGGTAGCAGTGACTATGTAATCCTTCTTCCCAACGGTTTCTATGCAGGATCTCCAGGATGTGAGCGTCTCATCACTCTGCAGGCTGGGGATGGGAAAGTTGATGCTTCCGCACTTGCCCCATGGCGAAACAGGCCCGCAGAAGTTATCAAAGCACTCGGAGGCGACCCAAAGAATGCGGACATCCTCGCAAAGGTTACAGAACGCTGGCTCAAGAGAGCGAAATTCGACCCCTCTCAGCCAGAGCCCAAGGCCTCAGAGATCCCGAAGGTGGACGTCAACCAGATGCCGCCCTTATGGGCACAGGGAGCGGGAATAACCTTCCCGATCGAGGTGACCGCTGGTGCATCGTCTCTGAAAGAAGTGACCGTCCGGGTGAATGGGATCCCTCAGCAGGCGATCAGCGGATCGGCGCTGAAGATCCCTGTAGGGGGCAAGGGGACCGTTCAGGGTTCCGTGACTCTGGCCCAAGGGCAGAACTGGATCGAGGTGACGGCCACCGATGAGAAGGGCCGAGTCAGTAATCAAGCCCACTTCCGGAGCATCCTGTCCGAGGCAACGGAAAAGCCAAAACGCTATATCGTGGCGATGGGATGCTCGGTATATGATCGACCTGAGCTAAAACTTGAATTTGCGGCTAAGGATGCCGGTGATGTGCTCAAGACCTTCAGTGAGGCTGGGGGAAGAGATTGCAAGACCCTTCTTCTGACCAATAACGATGTCAGCCCTGAGGCGCTTGAGAAGATCAAGGCCTTCGTGGGGGAGAGCAAGGAGAGTGACGAGGTGATCCTATTCTGCGCCGGTCACGGCCTACTCGACGAACATCTCGACTACGTCTACGCGGGACACCAGATCGATCCGGAACATCCGGGTGACACAGGCATCCATCTCGACGCCCTCCTCGATGCCATCAAGGCGGGCAAGTCCCTTAAGCGTCTCGTGCTCATGGACACCTGCCAGTCGGGAAGCGTGGGGGAAAAGGAGGAGATGAAGCTGGCATCGGCCTCTACAGAACTTCCCCACGGAGTCCGTGCGGTGAAGTCTCGAGCGCTTAAGGTGGTCGGAGTCTCTCCGATGACGGGAGGTGACCAACAACGATTCATCGAGGAAATGTTCCTCCTGCCGGGCCAGCATCGCGGGATCAATATCATCGGTGCCTCCGGAGGGGCGGAATATGCCATGGAGTCCGACAAGTGGAACAACGGCGTCTTCACCTCCGCCCTTATCGAGGCCCTGAGGGATCAGAAGGCCGACATGGATCACCGGGGTCGTATCTCCGTGAGCGATCTGAAGACTTATCTGGGTCAGAGGGTATCGGAGCTTACCGGAGGTGCTCAGAAACCTAGCGTGGTGGCCTTCGAGCAGGATCAGGACTTCGATCTCCTGGGCGATATGCCTCCAATTCCCGAATCTGTGAAAAATAGCTCGGGGGCTACTACCCCAACGGAGGCGACACCACCTGCAGCGCCATCACCCGTAGCCAGTGAATCAGGTTCAACGACTCCTCCCAATCTGGGTCCCCAGTTTGTGAACTCGCTGGGGCAGCGGTTCGTCCCGATTCCCGGTACGCCAACCTATTTCTGCATCTGGAGTACTCGGGTGAGTGATTACGGGCAGTTTGTGAAAGAGACGGAAAGGGCTTGGAAACCGGCTGGGTTCCCGCAGAAGCCTGATCACCCTGCCGTGAGGATCAATTACAACGACGCCACGGCATTCTGCGATTGGCTGACTAAGAGCGAGCACGTGACAGGAAAGCTCCCGAGCAACGTAGAGTATCGGCTCCCGAAGGATCTGGAATGGAGTGCCGCTGCCGGGATCACGGATAAAGAGATGGATGGTCCTCCAGCATGGCGAAGTGGAGGAATCCCAAACTGCTATGCGTGGGGATCATCATGGCCTCCACCGAAGGGATCGGGGAACTACGATCCGAAGATGAAAACGGATTCGTTCCCAAATACTTCGCCTGTGGGAAGCTTCGCGCCTAACAGGTTTGGTCTCTTCGATATGAACGGAAACGCCTACCAATGGACTCTCGAGGATTACGACGAAAGCGGACAAGGGTCGCAGAGAGGAGGATCCTGGGCCGATGAAGAAGAAGAGAGTATCAGCCTCTCAAATCGCTTTACTACACCCAAAGACTCTCAGGGTAAGTGCTACGGATTCCGCTGCGTCATCGCTCCAATTACTCAGAATAAATGA